One window from the genome of Enterococcus haemoperoxidus ATCC BAA-382 encodes:
- a CDS encoding DUF1827 family protein produces MKLIETPINRNLDLEYFYPNITKFVFGTKAIKFFKLYALDRTQIVYADAFDKIDIIMINTKKKITKKEVDYVIKRLLNTTREEVTVHIGVKNEMQQKGYSFSAPRKDIIVIQKNVDVA; encoded by the coding sequence ATGAAATTAATCGAGACACCGATCAACAGAAATTTAGATTTGGAGTATTTTTATCCCAATATCACTAAATTTGTTTTTGGTACAAAAGCAATTAAATTTTTTAAATTATATGCATTAGATCGCACTCAAATCGTATATGCTGATGCGTTTGATAAAATCGATATCATTATGATCAACACGAAAAAGAAAATTACAAAAAAAGAAGTTGATTACGTCATTAAAAGACTTTTGAATACGACAAGAGAAGAAGTGACCGTTCATATTGGTGTTAAAAATGAAATGCAGCAAAAAGGCTATTCTTTTAGCGCACCTAGAAAAGATATTATTGTGATTCAAAAAAATGTTGATGTAGCATAA
- a CDS encoding GtrA family protein: MKALFHKYKEVISYLVFGVATTIVNIVIFFICKDILGIDYKISNAIGWFLSVLFAFFTNKYFVFASNHEDIGSFIREMLLFYWYRILSFVVDMALMVLMIEVMHISDFWAKMVTQVAVVVLNYFFSKFFIFKKKES, translated from the coding sequence TTGAAAGCATTATTTCATAAATATAAAGAAGTGATTTCATATTTAGTTTTTGGAGTAGCCACAACGATTGTTAATATTGTTATTTTCTTTATCTGTAAAGATATATTAGGAATCGACTATAAAATAAGTAATGCAATAGGCTGGTTTTTATCAGTACTTTTCGCATTTTTCACAAATAAGTACTTTGTGTTTGCGAGTAATCATGAAGATATTGGTTCTTTTATTAGAGAAATGCTACTGTTTTACTGGTATCGTATCTTGTCTTTTGTTGTTGATATGGCCTTGATGGTTTTAATGATCGAAGTGATGCACATCTCAGATTTTTGGGCAAAAATGGTGACTCAAGTTGCAGTGGTGGTATTGAATTACTTTTTCAGCAAGTTTTTTATCTTCAAGAAAAAAGAATCTTAA
- a CDS encoding nicotinate phosphoribosyltransferase has protein sequence MTKVYDDDSLTLHTDLYQINMMQTYWKLGRADLHSVFECYFREMPFNHGYAIFAGLERLVDYLENLTFTDTDIAYLREVEDYPEDFLTYLKEFEFKCTVRSALEGDLVFNNEPLIQVEGPLAQCQLIETALLNMVNFQTLIATKAARIKSVIGEDPLMEFGTRRAQELDAAVWGTRAAYIGGADATSNVRAGKIFGIPVSGTHAHSLVQSYGNDYDAFTAYAQTHKDCVFLVDTYDTLKSGVPSAIRVAKEMGDKINFLGVRLDSGDMAYISKRVREQLDEAGYTEAKIYASNDLDENTILSLKMQKAKIDVWGVGTKLITAYDQPALGAVFKLVSIEDKNGKMKDTIKLSSNAEKVTTPGKKQVWRITRKSDKKSEGDYVTLWDEDPRKQEEIYMFHPVHTFINKTVRDFEARAVLQDIFVEGKRVYEMPTLEEIKSYAKENLDSLWEEYKRDLNPQKYPVDLSTECWNHKMRLLEKVRVDVKALSEGK, from the coding sequence ATGACAAAAGTTTATGATGATGATAGCTTAACGTTACATACGGATCTATATCAAATTAACATGATGCAAACGTATTGGAAATTAGGTAGAGCAGATTTACATTCGGTTTTTGAATGTTATTTTCGGGAGATGCCATTTAATCATGGCTATGCTATTTTTGCAGGCTTAGAGCGATTGGTCGATTATTTAGAGAATTTAACTTTTACAGATACAGATATCGCTTATCTTAGAGAGGTAGAAGATTATCCTGAGGATTTTTTGACTTATCTAAAAGAATTTGAATTTAAATGCACCGTTCGTTCTGCATTAGAAGGCGATTTAGTTTTTAACAACGAGCCCTTGATTCAGGTAGAAGGTCCTTTGGCTCAATGTCAGTTGATCGAAACAGCTTTATTGAATATGGTCAATTTTCAAACATTGATTGCAACAAAAGCAGCGCGTATCAAGTCTGTGATTGGAGAAGATCCTTTGATGGAATTTGGGACGCGTCGTGCACAAGAATTGGATGCGGCTGTTTGGGGTACTCGTGCGGCATACATTGGTGGAGCGGATGCGACAAGTAATGTTCGAGCTGGTAAAATTTTCGGTATTCCCGTCAGTGGAACACATGCTCATTCATTAGTACAATCTTATGGAAATGATTATGACGCTTTTACAGCATATGCTCAAACTCATAAGGATTGTGTCTTTTTGGTTGATACTTACGATACCCTAAAATCTGGAGTGCCAAGCGCGATTCGTGTAGCAAAAGAAATGGGTGATAAAATCAACTTCCTCGGAGTTCGCCTTGATAGTGGAGATATGGCTTATATTTCAAAGCGAGTGCGCGAACAGTTAGATGAAGCAGGATACACAGAAGCTAAAATATATGCTTCAAATGACTTGGATGAAAATACTATTTTAAGTTTAAAAATGCAAAAAGCAAAAATCGATGTTTGGGGCGTAGGAACAAAGTTGATCACGGCTTATGATCAACCAGCTTTAGGCGCTGTATTTAAATTAGTTTCGATTGAAGATAAAAACGGTAAAATGAAAGATACGATCAAGCTTTCCAGTAATGCTGAAAAAGTCACAACTCCTGGGAAGAAACAAGTATGGCGAATCACACGCAAATCAGATAAAAAATCAGAAGGTGACTATGTCACATTGTGGGATGAAGATCCTCGTAAACAAGAAGAAATCTATATGTTTCATCCAGTGCATACATTTATCAACAAAACAGTCAGAGATTTTGAGGCGAGAGCTGTTTTACAAGATATTTTTGTTGAAGGAAAACGTGTTTATGAAATGCCTACCTTAGAAGAAATCAAAAGTTATGCAAAAGAAAATCTTGATTCACTTTGGGAAGAATATAAGCGTGATCTCAACCCACAAAAATATCCAGTAGATTTATCAACTGAATGCTGGAATCATAAAATGCGCTTACTGGAAAAAGTACGCGTAGATGTAAAAGCATTAAGTGAAGGCAAATAA
- the nadE gene encoding ammonia-dependent NAD(+) synthetase produces the protein MESLQKAIIEELGVKPQIDTHEEIRKSIDFMKSYLYKYPFLKTFVLGISGGQDSTLAGRLAQLTMEEMRAETKDDHYQFIAVRLPYGEQADEEDAKKALDFIHPDISLRVNIKPAIDACVLSLEESSVPISDFNKGNMKARQRMIVQYAIAGEKAGAVIGTDHAAENITGFYTKYGDGGADILPLFRLNKRQGKALLKELGAPAELYTKIPTADLEDDKPLVADEVALGVTYDDIDDYVEGRAVSDKARETIEGWYKKTQHKRHMPISIFDDFWK, from the coding sequence ATGGAGTCACTACAAAAAGCAATTATTGAAGAATTAGGTGTAAAACCGCAAATAGATACGCACGAAGAAATCAGAAAAAGTATTGATTTTATGAAAAGTTATTTATACAAATATCCATTTTTAAAAACTTTTGTTTTAGGGATCAGCGGAGGGCAAGATTCCACGCTAGCTGGTCGACTTGCACAACTGACTATGGAAGAGATGCGTGCAGAAACAAAAGATGACCACTATCAGTTTATTGCTGTCCGTTTGCCGTATGGTGAGCAAGCCGATGAAGAGGATGCTAAAAAAGCGTTAGATTTTATTCATCCCGATATTTCTTTGCGTGTAAATATCAAGCCAGCAATTGATGCTTGTGTTCTTTCTCTTGAGGAATCTAGCGTTCCAATCAGCGATTTCAATAAAGGGAATATGAAAGCACGTCAACGGATGATCGTTCAATATGCGATTGCAGGAGAAAAAGCAGGTGCTGTAATTGGGACAGATCATGCAGCTGAAAACATTACTGGTTTTTATACAAAATATGGAGATGGCGGTGCAGATATTTTACCATTGTTCCGTTTAAATAAGCGTCAGGGAAAAGCATTGTTGAAAGAACTAGGCGCGCCTGCTGAATTGTATACTAAGATTCCAACAGCTGATTTAGAAGACGATAAACCATTAGTTGCAGATGAAGTAGCACTTGGTGTAACGTATGATGATATCGATGATTATGTTGAAGGCAGAGCAGTATCGGATAAAGCAAGAGAAACGATTGAAGGATGGTATAAAAAAACGCAACACAAACGTCATATGCCGATTTCAATTTTTGATGATTTTTGGAAATAA
- a CDS encoding HAD-IC family P-type ATPase has protein sequence MKKLFRKKRDIDNEAFLSSEETIKPINHSDIRIPTDIKGLSDQEVQQLIAEGKTNKEVEDLSRTTKQIILDNALTLFNFINLFLAVAVFAVGYPKNALFFWIIIINTAIGVIQEIHAKKTIDKLSIVNKTEVMALRENRLTNIFQDEIVLGDVLVLTLGNQVPSDGIVLHAEGMEVDESLLTGESDKITKQNGDKIMSGSFITSGLGFVEITAVGEDNFVSKLSKEAKTEKHSTSELMNSLNLLIKGLTFAIVPIGLLLFWSQYQSTQSFPKTVLGVSGALISMIPEGLMLLTSVAFAVGAANLARKQTLIQRLSCIETLARVDTICLDKTGTITDGTLTFKELIPQAGFPASEIERAMSEMMAGLSDQNATAKVLRTRFPLSQSTWKVKEVIPFSSDRKWSGVTFEEKGSFVMGAPEFIYSEVPDDLREKLAPYNEQGDRVLILVHFSEELKSPELPQKKETVAIFIIADTIRENAVDTFSYFAKQDVTLKVISGDNPITVSQIAKQAGIAGAENFVDMSTVSDSTNFNELVENTTVFGRVTPYQKRELIQALKQNGHTTCMTGDGVNDILSLREADVSVAMASGSDAARAVSDVVLLNSDFSSMIQVLNEGRRVINNIERVASMYMVKTIYSAILAVTFIFLFLPYPFAPLQLTPINTLTVGIPSFILALEPNYQRIKGHFLTNILRISVPGALTVVFNILVLQLAGIWFDLSHQDVSTMCVLLTGCVGFQVLIRAARPLDLKKQIMIVLLLMAFLVCFLFFGDFFMLTSLFTRNVLFYLPLILGSRSIFNYISLFMTRAIYEIEKRKENRRIKKKKRVI, from the coding sequence ATGAAAAAATTGTTTAGGAAAAAAAGAGATATCGATAACGAGGCGTTTCTTTCATCTGAAGAAACGATAAAACCTATCAATCATAGTGATATTCGGATTCCCACTGATATTAAAGGGCTATCTGATCAAGAAGTACAACAGCTTATTGCAGAAGGTAAAACCAACAAAGAAGTTGAGGATTTATCTAGAACAACGAAGCAGATCATTTTAGATAACGCATTGACATTATTCAATTTTATTAACTTGTTTTTAGCAGTTGCAGTATTCGCTGTTGGTTATCCCAAAAATGCGTTGTTTTTCTGGATTATCATTATCAACACAGCAATTGGTGTGATTCAAGAAATACATGCAAAGAAAACCATCGATAAACTATCAATCGTGAATAAAACAGAAGTAATGGCTTTGAGAGAGAATAGACTGACAAACATTTTTCAAGATGAAATTGTTTTAGGAGATGTCTTAGTTTTGACATTGGGAAATCAAGTTCCTTCCGATGGTATTGTCCTTCATGCAGAAGGAATGGAAGTAGATGAGTCCTTACTAACTGGGGAATCAGATAAAATCACGAAACAAAATGGTGACAAAATCATGAGCGGAAGTTTTATAACTTCTGGCTTAGGTTTTGTTGAAATTACTGCTGTTGGGGAAGATAATTTTGTTTCCAAATTATCTAAAGAAGCGAAAACGGAAAAGCATTCGACTTCCGAGCTAATGAACTCTCTAAATCTTTTAATCAAAGGGCTGACATTTGCGATTGTTCCAATCGGATTATTGTTATTTTGGTCTCAGTATCAATCGACACAGTCATTTCCTAAAACGGTTTTAGGTGTTTCTGGTGCATTGATCAGTATGATCCCAGAAGGATTGATGCTATTGACTAGTGTAGCCTTTGCTGTTGGTGCAGCCAATTTAGCTAGAAAACAAACCTTGATCCAGCGACTATCGTGTATTGAAACACTCGCGCGGGTAGACACCATTTGTTTGGATAAAACAGGAACCATTACAGATGGCACTTTGACTTTCAAAGAACTGATTCCTCAAGCTGGTTTTCCCGCGAGTGAAATCGAACGTGCTATGAGTGAAATGATGGCAGGACTTTCCGATCAAAATGCAACAGCCAAGGTTCTTAGAACTCGGTTCCCACTTTCTCAATCCACTTGGAAAGTCAAAGAAGTTATCCCTTTTTCATCTGATCGAAAATGGAGTGGTGTGACGTTTGAAGAAAAAGGATCATTTGTAATGGGTGCGCCAGAATTCATTTATTCTGAAGTACCAGACGACTTACGAGAAAAATTGGCTCCTTATAATGAGCAAGGAGATCGTGTTCTTATTCTGGTTCATTTTTCCGAGGAATTGAAAAGTCCAGAACTACCACAAAAGAAAGAAACGGTTGCGATTTTCATTATTGCCGATACGATACGTGAAAATGCTGTCGATACATTTTCTTATTTTGCGAAACAAGATGTAACGTTAAAAGTTATCTCAGGTGATAATCCAATTACGGTATCTCAAATAGCGAAACAAGCAGGAATCGCAGGAGCAGAAAACTTTGTGGATATGAGTACAGTTTCTGATTCAACCAATTTTAATGAGTTGGTGGAAAATACAACTGTTTTTGGTCGAGTAACACCGTATCAAAAAAGAGAATTGATTCAAGCGTTAAAACAAAATGGGCATACAACATGTATGACAGGCGACGGTGTGAATGATATACTTTCATTGAGAGAAGCTGATGTCAGTGTGGCAATGGCTAGCGGAAGCGATGCGGCCCGAGCAGTTTCTGATGTTGTATTATTGAATTCTGATTTTAGTTCAATGATTCAAGTGCTGAATGAAGGGCGTAGAGTAATCAATAACATTGAGCGAGTTGCGTCAATGTATATGGTAAAAACGATCTATTCAGCTATCCTTGCTGTAACATTTATCTTTTTATTTTTACCATACCCATTTGCGCCGCTACAATTAACACCAATCAATACACTAACAGTCGGAATACCTTCTTTTATTTTGGCATTAGAACCAAATTATCAACGAATAAAAGGACACTTTTTGACGAATATATTGCGAATTTCAGTCCCAGGAGCGCTGACAGTTGTTTTTAACATTTTAGTGCTACAACTTGCTGGAATTTGGTTTGATTTATCACATCAAGACGTTTCTACGATGTGCGTGTTGCTTACGGGGTGTGTAGGATTTCAAGTGTTGATAAGAGCTGCGCGACCACTGGATTTGAAAAAACAGATCATGATTGTATTACTATTGATGGCCTTTCTTGTTTGTTTCTTATTCTTTGGGGACTTCTTTATGCTAACATCACTATTTACAAGAAATGTTTTATTCTACCTTCCACTGATTCTTGGCAGTAGATCCATATTTAATTACATTTCATTGTTTATGACCAGAGCAATCTATGAAATTGAGAAAAGGAAAGAAAATAGGCGAATCAAGAAGAAGAAGAGAGTCATTTAA
- a CDS encoding heavy metal translocating P-type ATPase has translation MKHLTKLIITIITGILALVFEFIFQQPTWAFGIIVITGSVMAFSMLVEMVKTLKSGKYGVDILAITAIIATLAVREYWASLMILIMLTGGDSLEDYAAKKANKELRALLDNSPQKAHQSINGTLIDIMVEKVAIGDDLLVKPGEIVPVDGRVTKGVSVVDESSLTGESQPVNKKIGDSLMSGSINGDSSLTMKAEKSAADSQYQTIVKLVKESEAQPARFVRMADRYAVPFTITAYVIAGAAWFISKDPTRFAEVLVVASPCPLILAAPIALVAGMSRSSRNGIVVKTGTTLEKMAEAKSVAFDKTGTITKGVLSVDKIVSTSEISADNLLILAASAEQESSHILARSLVSYASSSVLKKVSELEEVTGSGVKAIIDGKIIRVGKPTFVSQQKIEEVANQTIIYISQDNHYLGYITFTDSIRPEAKETMNQLRNLQVNHLLMLTGDHQQVADDIAKKVGISVVYAECLPQDKIDVLKQLSDDLRPVIMVGDGVNDAPSLAIADIGIAMGAHGATAASETADAVILKDDLEKVSIAVKISKDTMKIAKQSVLIGILICTVLMLIASTGIIPALFGAVLQEVVDTVSILSSLRAKND, from the coding sequence ATGAAACACTTAACCAAATTGATTATTACGATCATAACAGGAATTTTAGCGTTAGTATTTGAATTTATTTTTCAGCAGCCAACGTGGGCTTTTGGGATCATCGTCATTACGGGGTCTGTCATGGCATTTTCAATGTTAGTAGAAATGGTAAAAACCTTGAAGTCTGGAAAATATGGGGTGGATATTTTAGCGATCACAGCAATCATCGCAACCTTAGCAGTTAGAGAATATTGGGCAAGTTTGATGATTTTGATCATGTTGACAGGCGGTGATTCTCTTGAAGATTATGCAGCTAAAAAAGCGAATAAAGAATTAAGAGCATTGTTGGATAATTCACCTCAAAAAGCACATCAGTCAATTAATGGCACATTGATAGATATTATGGTAGAAAAAGTCGCAATAGGAGATGATCTGCTTGTTAAACCTGGAGAAATAGTTCCTGTTGATGGCCGTGTGACAAAAGGTGTATCGGTAGTTGACGAATCTTCTTTAACTGGGGAATCACAACCTGTAAATAAAAAAATAGGGGACTCCTTGATGTCTGGTTCGATCAATGGGGACAGCTCATTAACCATGAAAGCTGAAAAAAGTGCAGCCGATAGTCAATATCAAACGATCGTTAAATTAGTCAAAGAATCAGAAGCACAGCCTGCTCGTTTTGTACGAATGGCCGATCGTTATGCCGTGCCATTCACTATTACAGCGTATGTAATTGCCGGAGCTGCTTGGTTTATTTCAAAAGATCCGACTAGGTTTGCTGAAGTCTTAGTTGTAGCATCGCCGTGCCCGTTGATTTTGGCTGCTCCGATTGCGTTAGTTGCAGGCATGAGCCGTTCAAGTAGGAATGGGATCGTTGTAAAAACAGGAACGACTTTAGAAAAAATGGCTGAAGCAAAATCAGTTGCATTTGATAAGACAGGTACGATTACTAAAGGAGTCTTGTCAGTTGACAAAATTGTCTCTACAAGTGAGATTTCAGCGGATAATCTACTGATATTGGCAGCAAGTGCAGAACAAGAATCCAGCCACATTTTAGCTCGATCACTTGTGTCATATGCTTCTTCCTCAGTATTGAAAAAGGTTTCTGAATTAGAAGAAGTAACGGGTTCTGGTGTTAAAGCGATAATCGACGGGAAAATAATTAGAGTAGGGAAACCAACGTTTGTTTCACAACAAAAAATTGAAGAAGTAGCAAATCAAACTATTATTTACATTTCTCAAGATAATCATTATCTGGGTTATATCACTTTTACTGACAGTATTCGTCCAGAAGCCAAAGAGACGATGAACCAATTACGTAATCTACAGGTAAATCACTTGTTGATGTTGACAGGTGATCATCAACAAGTGGCAGATGATATTGCAAAAAAAGTCGGAATTTCAGTGGTTTATGCAGAATGTTTGCCTCAAGATAAAATCGATGTATTAAAACAACTATCAGATGATTTGCGTCCTGTGATCATGGTTGGAGATGGCGTAAATGATGCACCTTCTTTAGCGATTGCGGATATAGGAATTGCAATGGGGGCTCACGGGGCTACTGCAGCAAGTGAAACAGCTGATGCGGTAATCTTAAAAGATGATTTAGAAAAAGTCAGCATAGCCGTAAAAATTTCTAAAGATACGATGAAAATTGCTAAGCAATCTGTTTTGATTGGCATTCTGATTTGTACCGTTTTGATGCTAATTGCCAGCACAGGCATTATTCCCGCTTTATTTGGCGCGGTTTTACAAGAAGTCGTAGATACTGTTTCAATCCTTTCCTCTTTAAGAGCGAAAAATGATTAA
- a CDS encoding (4Fe-4S)-binding protein, whose translation MLLEQGYRKYSGDGLDIYYSKDICAHIGNCVRGNPDVFEVGRRPWIIADNGSIEDDIRVIDTCPSGALKYIRKDEK comes from the coding sequence ATGCTTTTAGAACAAGGGTATCGTAAATATTCAGGAGACGGTTTAGATATTTATTATAGCAAGGATATTTGTGCCCATATTGGCAATTGTGTCCGCGGTAATCCAGATGTCTTTGAAGTCGGCCGTCGTCCATGGATCATTGCGGATAATGGTAGTATTGAAGACGATATTCGAGTGATCGATACATGCCCTAGTGGTGCTTTAAAGTATATTCGAAAGGATGAAAAATAA
- a CDS encoding GNAT family N-acetyltransferase, protein MEIKEESNRFVLLNDENKEIGEMTWSDAGTEMMIIDHTFVDPAYRGQKLAEKLVYNGVEKARREGKKIIPLCPFAKKEFDSKPEYGDVLRN, encoded by the coding sequence ATGGAAATTAAAGAAGAGAGCAATCGTTTTGTTTTATTGAATGATGAAAATAAAGAAATTGGCGAAATGACTTGGTCAGATGCAGGAACTGAAATGATGATCATTGATCATACCTTTGTTGATCCTGCATATCGTGGACAAAAATTAGCAGAAAAACTAGTGTATAATGGCGTGGAAAAAGCACGTCGAGAAGGCAAAAAAATCATACCCTTATGTCCATTTGCTAAAAAAGAGTTTGATAGTAAACCTGAATATGGTGATGTGTTAAGAAACTGA
- the secG gene encoding preprotein translocase subunit SecG, translating into MYNFILTLVIILSVVMVIAVMMQPSKQNSAASAFTGGADKLFGKQKARGFEAVMQRATAIIGAIWMLLLFILVLLSSK; encoded by the coding sequence ATGTATAATTTTATTTTAACACTTGTGATCATCCTTTCAGTAGTGATGGTTATTGCCGTTATGATGCAGCCAAGTAAACAAAACAGTGCAGCAAGTGCATTTACAGGTGGCGCAGATAAACTTTTCGGTAAACAAAAAGCACGCGGATTCGAAGCTGTTATGCAACGTGCAACAGCAATTATTGGTGCTATTTGGATGTTACTATTATTTATTTTAGTATTATTATCATCAAAGTAA
- a CDS encoding alpha/beta hydrolase: MVKKISLPKPLFTQNGSRAVLLLHAYSGSSNDVRMLSRYLEKENYTVYSPNFSGHATIDPEDILEKTTNDWWQDTVDAIQFLKDKGYQEIAVFGLSMGGIFTMGALTSQLAGIIGGGFFCSPIFPVKNKVPENFVLYADKVLKTAGVSTEERAERMVKIKEASYVQLKNIESFSEQTANQLGQINVPVFMAQAGKDEMIDPMGVYQTAHALTQTRFTLNWYPNSGHVLTIGPDHKQLEQDVFAFLNTLSWNEENK; encoded by the coding sequence ATAGTGAAAAAAATAAGTCTACCTAAACCATTATTTACACAAAATGGTTCCCGTGCTGTATTACTTTTGCACGCATATTCAGGAAGCAGCAATGATGTTCGGATGCTGAGTCGTTATTTAGAGAAAGAAAATTATACGGTGTACTCTCCTAATTTTTCTGGTCATGCAACCATCGACCCAGAAGATATTTTGGAAAAAACAACCAATGATTGGTGGCAAGATACAGTGGATGCTATTCAATTTTTAAAGGACAAAGGATATCAGGAAATTGCTGTTTTTGGTCTTTCGATGGGTGGTATTTTTACGATGGGCGCATTAACAAGTCAACTAGCAGGAATTATCGGTGGTGGTTTTTTCTGTTCACCAATTTTTCCAGTAAAAAATAAAGTGCCAGAAAATTTCGTTCTTTATGCTGATAAAGTGTTAAAGACAGCTGGCGTTTCAACTGAAGAACGAGCAGAACGAATGGTAAAAATCAAAGAAGCATCCTACGTTCAATTAAAAAACATTGAGTCTTTCTCTGAGCAGACGGCTAATCAACTTGGTCAAATTAACGTTCCTGTCTTTATGGCACAAGCTGGAAAAGATGAAATGATTGATCCGATGGGTGTCTATCAGACAGCTCATGCACTGACCCAAACACGATTTACATTAAACTGGTATCCAAATAGCGGACATGTGCTGACCATTGGACCAGATCATAAACAACTAGAACAAGATGTATTCGCATTTTTAAATACATTGTCTTGGAATGAGGAGAATAAATGA